ATGTTTTTGAAGTGACTAGTCGCGAAAATATTTTTGTAGAAGCTATGTTTATGGAGCCAGTTATGGGCGAAGGCAGGCCTGGATTGGCGATAACAAGGGAGTTTTACGATGCTGCTAGGCGCCTTACCCTTAAGCACGATTCGCTACTGGTTGTCGACTCAGTCCAGGCTGGGTTTCGGGCGCAGGGGTGTTTAAGCATCGTAGATTACCCGAGTTTTGACGGTATCGTGCCGCCAGACATGGAAGTATTTTCTAAAGCACTAAACGCTGGTCAATTCCCCCTCTCCGTTGTAGCTCTTACTCCCAAGGCGGCAGGATTGTATCGCGAAGGAATTTATGGAAATACCATGACTGCAAATCCGCGGGCACTGGAGATTGGTAGGGCCGTATTGTCGCAAGTTACCGATGCGCTTGCGCTCAATATCAGAGAGAGAGGCGAAGAGTTTTTAAGTGGCTTGAAGCGACTACAAAGTGAAATGCGGGAAATTATTACCGAAGTGCGCGGTACGGGATTATTGCTAGCTGCTGAACTCGATAAAAAAAATTACCCCGTAAAAGACGCAAGCGGAGTTTGCAGAGCCTTGCGCGCTGCTGGAATTAATGTAATTCCTGGAGGTGAAAACGCTTTGCGCTTTACGCCTTATTTTAATATCAATTCCGATGAAATTAACATGATTCTTGGCGTTATGCGCAATGTTTTGCTAGGTTTTGCTAAATGTGCTAATTGCCAGAAGTAAAATTTAAAGTGGTTCCAATCCGAACTCGTGTTTTGTCTTAAGGGCCTAAAGATGCGCCTACAAGTAAATTGATGATGAAGAAAATTGATGATGTGTTGTTGAATGCTTAATTCCTTTGACTCTGAATATCCACTAATCATTGAGCGCAGCGAGCATTGCATTTCCCGAAAAATGATCGATGAAGATGCGCTTAAAGTCATGCGCCGTTTGTTAAATAATGGTTATAAGGCGTATCTGGTAGGTGGTGGCGTAAGGGATTTGCTTTTAAACAAGCGGCCTAAGGATTTTGACATTGCCACGGACGCTACGCCACAAAAAGTGCGAGCTCTGTTTAGAAATAGTCGCATAATCGGCCGGCGCTTTCCCATTAATCACGTTTATTTTAAGGGGAACAAGATTATAGAGGTGGCTACGTTTAGGGCTGTTGGCGATGTAGAGACTCAAGAAATCGAGAAGCCTCTTCCCATAAAAAAAGATGATACATATGGCAATCCTGAGTCAGATGCTTTGCGCCGAGATTTGACTATTAATGGCTTGTTTTACGATCTCGATACCTTTTCAATAATCGATTACGTTGGCGGGATTGAGGATCTTCGAAATGGAGTTATTAGGATCATTGGGGATCCCGATAAGCGAATTGTAGAAGATCCAGTGCGCATGATTAGGGCTTGTCGCCATGCGGCAAGGACAGGGTTTGGGATAGATCGAGCGACTTATAAGGCAATCTGCGACAATGCGCAGTTTATCAAGCTTAGCTCACCATCGAGGGTGAGTGAGGAGTTTGTTAGGGAGCTTCGCGGCGGAAGTGCGCGTGCGTCGTTTGAATTGATGAAAGAGACTCGCCTGCTCAAATACGTTTCTGCACCTTTGTGGCAAGCAATTGAGCGCGATAGTGAAACGTGGCCAAGATTGGAACTCGTGTTGGCCCGCATAGACGACGAGTTTGCTAAGGGAACCGATATTTCGGCAGCGGTGTTGTTTTTAGCTTTAGTCATGGGCCGTATTGCGTTTGATATGTTTGAAAGTCTTGGCGTTGAAGCGGATGGTGATGCATTAGCTCCATACTGGCAGGTATGTCCGGAGACATTAGAGGAGCTGGATTTAACGCATTGCCATGAAGCGGATAATGATATTGAGCTTCCTAGAAGGCAGGGCCGGCGACGCGATAAGCGGAGCGCTAGCAGTTTGTTAACGATGATTAACAAACTGTTTTTGCCATTTGGAGTTTCGCGCAAGGACCGCGAAGATATGGAAAAAATTCTTCGCCTGCGACACTTCCTTCTTTTACACGCCAATGATAAGCGCAAGTTAAGTCAGTTTCGCAATAATCCCACTGCACAAGATGCCATAATGCTAATGCAACTTACGTTGGAAGATACTAGAAAAGTCCTTAAGTTGCGCCGACTTTTGGCAGAGCCGTTATTTACTACCAAAGGCAATAATTCTCACTCCCCACAGCGAAGGAATCACAGAGCTAGAAGGGGAAGAGGAAGAACTTGCGCAGATGTGAAAAAACACATAAAATCACCTATTTTATAGCAAATTAAGAGAGATATTTTTCGAGGAATGCTCAATGTCATCTAGGCCTACGAAATACATATTTGTAAGTGGTGGAGTGGTTTCGTCGCTGGGAAAAGGACTCACTTCGGCCTCCCTTGGCGCGTTATTAGAGGGCCGTGGACTTAGGGTAACTATCATTAAGCTCGACCCGTATTTAAACGTAGATCCAGGCACTATGAGCCCGTTTCAACACGGCGAGGTTTTTGTCACCGATGATGGTGCGGAAACAGATCTCGATCTAGGACACTACGAGCGATTTCTTTCTACTAAAATGACCCGGCTAAACAATTTTACTGCTGGGCAGGTTTACGATGAGGTCATTCGCAAGGAGAGGCGTGGAGATTATTTGGGTGGAACTGTTCAGGTTATTCCGCATGTAACAGACGAGATAAAGCGTCGGATTTTGTTGGCGGGCGAAGGTTTTGATATCTGTATTGGTGAAATCGGTGGAACTGTTGGCGATATAGAGAGTTTGCCATTTTTAGAAGCCGTTCGTCAATTTCGCGCAGATGTGGGAAAGGAGCACGTGCTCTATGTTCATCTGACATTGGTTCCCTTTATTAAGGCAGCCGAGGAGCTAAAAACAAAACCTACGCAGCACAGCGTTAAGTCTCTTACGAGTTTAGGAATTCAACCGGATATTATAGTGTTGAGGACAGAGTGCAATATAGATAGCAAGCTTAAGGAGAAGATTTCCTTGTTTTGCAATGTAGACGCTAACTGCGTAATTACGGCACAGGATGTGAGCAACATTTATGATTTACCACTTATTTTGCATAAGGAAGGATTTGACTCCCGCGTATGTGAGAAACTAAACATTTGGACCGGTTCTCCACAACTAGAACCATGGAGACGCGTGGCATCTATTATTAAGAAGCCCAAGAATTCCAGCGTTGTCGTTGCGATGGTCGGAAAATACGTAGAGCTAAAAGAGTCTTATAAGAGCCTAATAGAAGCTTTAACTCATGGCGGCATCGCTAACGATTGTGGCGTGGCGATAGAGTATGTGGATGCCGAAGATATTGAACAAAATGGCATTTCGGAGAAACTGCGGA
Above is a window of Deltaproteobacteria bacterium DNA encoding:
- the pcnB gene encoding polynucleotide adenylyltransferase PcnB → MLNSFDSEYPLIIERSEHCISRKMIDEDALKVMRRLLNNGYKAYLVGGGVRDLLLNKRPKDFDIATDATPQKVRALFRNSRIIGRRFPINHVYFKGNKIIEVATFRAVGDVETQEIEKPLPIKKDDTYGNPESDALRRDLTINGLFYDLDTFSIIDYVGGIEDLRNGVIRIIGDPDKRIVEDPVRMIRACRHAARTGFGIDRATYKAICDNAQFIKLSSPSRVSEEFVRELRGGSARASFELMKETRLLKYVSAPLWQAIERDSETWPRLELVLARIDDEFAKGTDISAAVLFLALVMGRIAFDMFESLGVEADGDALAPYWQVCPETLEELDLTHCHEADNDIELPRRQGRRRDKRSASSLLTMINKLFLPFGVSRKDREDMEKILRLRHFLLLHANDKRKLSQFRNNPTAQDAIMLMQLTLEDTRKVLKLRRLLAEPLFTTKGNNSHSPQRRNHRARRGRGRTCADVKKHIKSPIL
- a CDS encoding CTP synthase, which produces MSSRPTKYIFVSGGVVSSLGKGLTSASLGALLEGRGLRVTIIKLDPYLNVDPGTMSPFQHGEVFVTDDGAETDLDLGHYERFLSTKMTRLNNFTAGQVYDEVIRKERRGDYLGGTVQVIPHVTDEIKRRILLAGEGFDICIGEIGGTVGDIESLPFLEAVRQFRADVGKEHVLYVHLTLVPFIKAAEELKTKPTQHSVKSLTSLGIQPDIIVLRTECNIDSKLKEKISLFCNVDANCVITAQDVSNIYDLPLILHKEGFDSRVCEKLNIWTGSPQLEPWRRVASIIKKPKNSSVVVAMVGKYVELKESYKSLIEALTHGGIANDCGVAIEYVDAEDIEQNGISEKLRNADAVLVPGGFGKRGSEGKIAAVNYARTQGVPYLGICLGLQMAVVEFARNKAGRKEAASSEFVEDPVDPVIDLMQGQRGLAQKGATMRLGAYPCVFKKDTLASRIYGDRDEVFERHRHRWEVNNAYRELLESNGLVISGVSPDNSLVEIVEVPDHPWFVGVQFHPEFLSRPLAPHALFVSFIQAALRHRDSKKQTLKGEIEVLSSPTQSAGQVEARETSAFGRLGGFVSS